One window from the genome of Diospyros lotus cultivar Yz01 chromosome 11, ASM1463336v1, whole genome shotgun sequence encodes:
- the LOC127813284 gene encoding ubiquinol oxidase 2, mitochondrial-like: MLSRGATRVVRAAAAGGAAGPRFFSTVTTRAAAAEMAAAGIFNVSKAPERAALTWVRFPVIGARHCSTTVALDHGKDRKEEKQAAEAPAGGAAAGGSGEKGVVSYWGISPEKVTREDGSEWRWNCFRPWETYKSNLAIDLKKHHAPVTFMDKVAYWTVKSLRIPTDIFFQRRYGCRAMMLETVAAVPGMVGGLLLHCKSLRRFEHSGGWIKALLEEAENERMHLMTFMEVAKPRWYERALVFTVQGVFFNAYFLAYLISPKLAHRVVGYLEEEAIHSYTEFLKELDKGNIENVPAPAIAVDYWQLSPDSTLRDVVMVVRADEAHHRDVNHFASDIHYQGHQLKDAPAPLGYH; this comes from the exons ATGTTGAGCCGAGGCGCGACCAGGGTGGTCAgggcggcggcggcgggggGGGCCGCGGGTCCCAGGTTTTTCTCCACCGTCACGACGCgtgcggcggcggcggagaTGGCGGCCGCGGGTATCTTCAATGTGAGTAAGGCTCCGGAGAGAGCGGCGTTGACGTGGGTGAGGTTTCCGGTGATTGGTGCGCGGCACTGCAGCACCACCGTGGCATTGGATCACGGCAAGGATCGGAAGGAGGAGAAGCAGGCGGCGGAGGCTCCGGCTGGAGGCGCTGCCGCTGGAGGGTCCGGTGAGAAGGGCGTGGTCAGTTACTGGGGGATCTCGCCGGAGAAGGTCACCAGGGAGGATGGCAGCGAGTGGCGCTGGAACTGCTTTAGG CCGTGGGAGACGTACAAATCGAACCTAGCAATTGATCTGAAGAAGCACCACGCGCCGGTGACCTTCATGGACAAAGTTGCTTACTGGACCGTCAAGTCTCTCAGAATTCCGACCGACATATTTTTTCAG AGGCGATATGGCTGCCGTGCTATGATGCTGGAGACCGTGGCGGCGGTTCCCGGCATGGTCGGCGGCCTGCTGCTGCACTGCAAGTCACTGAGGCGGTTCGAGCACAGCGGCGGCTGGATCAAGGCGCTGCTCGAAGAAGCCGAGAACGAGAGGATGCACCTGATGACTTTCATGGAGGTGGCCAAGCCGAGGTGGTACGAGCGGGCTCTGGTTTTCACGGTGCAGGGAGTTTTCTTCAATGCCTACTTCTTGGCGTATCTCATCTCGCCGAAGCTGGCTCACCGGGTTGTAGGGTACTTGGAGGAGGAGGCAATCCATTCCTACACGGAGTTTCTGAAGGAGCTGGACAAGGGGAATATTGAGAATGTTCCGGCTCCGGCCATCGCTGTTGATTACTGGCAGCTGTCGCCGGATTCGACTCTCCGGGATGTGGTGATGGTGGTTAGGGCCGACGAGGCTCACCACCGCGATGTCAACCACTTTGCCTCG GATATACACTACCAGGGACATCAGCTGAAGGATGCTCCAGCCCCACTTGGGTACCACTGA